In Capricornis sumatraensis isolate serow.1 chromosome 16, serow.2, whole genome shotgun sequence, a genomic segment contains:
- the UCP3 gene encoding putative mitochondrial transporter UCP3 isoform X2, with translation MVGLQPSERPPTTAVKFLGAGTAACFADLLTFPLDTAKVRLQIQGENQVAQASRSAQYRGVLGTILTMVRTEGPCSLYSGLVAGLQRQMSFASIRIGLYDSVKQFYTPKGSDHSSIVTRILAGCTTGAMAVTCAQPTDVVKIRFQASMHTGPGSNRKYSGTMDAYRTIAREEGVRGLWKDNFPCHFVSAFGAGFCATLVASPVDVVKTRYMNSPPGQYHSPFDCMLKMVTQEGPTAFYKGFTPSFLRLGSWNVVMFVTYEQMKRALMKVQMLRDSPF, from the exons ATGGTTGGACTGCAACCTTCAGAGAGGCCCCCCACAACGGCTGTGAAGTTCCTGGGGGCGGGCACGGCGGCCTGCTTTGCTGACCTCCTCACCTTTCCACTGGACACAGCCAAGGTCCGCCTGCAG ATCCAGGGGGAGAACCAGGTGGCCCAGGCGTCCCGGAGTGCCCAGTACCGCGGGGTGCTGGGCACCATCCTGACCATGGTGCGCACCGAGGGCCCCTGCAGCCTCTACAGCGGGCTGGTCGCCGGCCTGCAGCGCCAGATGAGCTTCGCCTCCATCCGCATAGGCCTCTACGACTCCGTCAAGCAGTTCTACACCCCCAAGGGATCGGACC ACTCCAGCATCGTTACCCGGATTTTGGCGGGCTGCACCACGGGGGCCATGGCAGTGACCTGTGCCCAGCCCACGGACGTGGTGAAGATCCGCTTTCAGGCCAGCATGCACACTGGGCCAGGGAGCAACAGGAAGTACAGTGGGACAATGGATGCCTACAGGACCATCGCCAGGGAGGAAGGGGTTCGGGGCCTGTGGAAAG ACAACTTCCCCTGCCACTTTGTCTCTGCCTTTGGAGCTGGCTTCTGTGCCACCCTGGTGGCCTCCCCAGTGGACGTGGTGAAGACGCGGTATATGAACTCGCCCCCAGGCCAGTACCACAGCCCCTTCGACTGTATGCTGAAGATGGTGACCCAGGAGGGCCCCACAGCCTTCTACAAGGG ATTTACACCCTCTTTTCTGCGTTTGGGATCCTGGAATGTGGTGATGTTCGTCACCTACGAGCAGATGAAACGGGCCTTGATGAAAGTCCAGATGCTACGAGACTCTCCATTTTGA
- the UCP3 gene encoding putative mitochondrial transporter UCP3 isoform X3 produces MVGLQPSERPPTTAVKFLGAGTAACFADLLTFPLDTAKVRLQIQGENQVAQASRSAQYRGVLGTILTMVRTEGPCSLYSGLVAGLQRQMSFASIRIGLYDSVKQFYTPKGSDRVLPNITRNAIVNCGEMVTYDIIKEKLLDYHLLTDNFPCHFVSAFGAGFCATLVASPVDVVKTRYMNSPPGQYHSPFDCMLKMVTQEGPTAFYKGFTPSFLRLGSWNVVMFVTYEQMKRALMKVQMLRDSPF; encoded by the exons ATGGTTGGACTGCAACCTTCAGAGAGGCCCCCCACAACGGCTGTGAAGTTCCTGGGGGCGGGCACGGCGGCCTGCTTTGCTGACCTCCTCACCTTTCCACTGGACACAGCCAAGGTCCGCCTGCAG ATCCAGGGGGAGAACCAGGTGGCCCAGGCGTCCCGGAGTGCCCAGTACCGCGGGGTGCTGGGCACCATCCTGACCATGGTGCGCACCGAGGGCCCCTGCAGCCTCTACAGCGGGCTGGTCGCCGGCCTGCAGCGCCAGATGAGCTTCGCCTCCATCCGCATAGGCCTCTACGACTCCGTCAAGCAGTTCTACACCCCCAAGGGATCGGACC GAGTTCTGCCCAACATCACGAGGAATGCCATTGTCAACTGTGGTGAGATGGTGACCTATGACATCATCAAGGAAAAGCTGCTAGACTACCACCTGCTCACCG ACAACTTCCCCTGCCACTTTGTCTCTGCCTTTGGAGCTGGCTTCTGTGCCACCCTGGTGGCCTCCCCAGTGGACGTGGTGAAGACGCGGTATATGAACTCGCCCCCAGGCCAGTACCACAGCCCCTTCGACTGTATGCTGAAGATGGTGACCCAGGAGGGCCCCACAGCCTTCTACAAGGG ATTTACACCCTCTTTTCTGCGTTTGGGATCCTGGAATGTGGTGATGTTCGTCACCTACGAGCAGATGAAACGGGCCTTGATGAAAGTCCAGATGCTACGAGACTCTCCATTTTGA
- the UCP3 gene encoding putative mitochondrial transporter UCP3 isoform X1, with product MVGLQPSERPPTTAVKFLGAGTAACFADLLTFPLDTAKVRLQIQGENQVAQASRSAQYRGVLGTILTMVRTEGPCSLYSGLVAGLQRQMSFASIRIGLYDSVKQFYTPKGSDHSSIVTRILAGCTTGAMAVTCAQPTDVVKIRFQASMHTGPGSNRKYSGTMDAYRTIAREEGVRGLWKGVLPNITRNAIVNCGEMVTYDIIKEKLLDYHLLTDNFPCHFVSAFGAGFCATLVASPVDVVKTRYMNSPPGQYHSPFDCMLKMVTQEGPTAFYKGFTPSFLRLGSWNVVMFVTYEQMKRALMKVQMLRDSPF from the exons ATGGTTGGACTGCAACCTTCAGAGAGGCCCCCCACAACGGCTGTGAAGTTCCTGGGGGCGGGCACGGCGGCCTGCTTTGCTGACCTCCTCACCTTTCCACTGGACACAGCCAAGGTCCGCCTGCAG ATCCAGGGGGAGAACCAGGTGGCCCAGGCGTCCCGGAGTGCCCAGTACCGCGGGGTGCTGGGCACCATCCTGACCATGGTGCGCACCGAGGGCCCCTGCAGCCTCTACAGCGGGCTGGTCGCCGGCCTGCAGCGCCAGATGAGCTTCGCCTCCATCCGCATAGGCCTCTACGACTCCGTCAAGCAGTTCTACACCCCCAAGGGATCGGACC ACTCCAGCATCGTTACCCGGATTTTGGCGGGCTGCACCACGGGGGCCATGGCAGTGACCTGTGCCCAGCCCACGGACGTGGTGAAGATCCGCTTTCAGGCCAGCATGCACACTGGGCCAGGGAGCAACAGGAAGTACAGTGGGACAATGGATGCCTACAGGACCATCGCCAGGGAGGAAGGGGTTCGGGGCCTGTGGAAAG GAGTTCTGCCCAACATCACGAGGAATGCCATTGTCAACTGTGGTGAGATGGTGACCTATGACATCATCAAGGAAAAGCTGCTAGACTACCACCTGCTCACCG ACAACTTCCCCTGCCACTTTGTCTCTGCCTTTGGAGCTGGCTTCTGTGCCACCCTGGTGGCCTCCCCAGTGGACGTGGTGAAGACGCGGTATATGAACTCGCCCCCAGGCCAGTACCACAGCCCCTTCGACTGTATGCTGAAGATGGTGACCCAGGAGGGCCCCACAGCCTTCTACAAGGG ATTTACACCCTCTTTTCTGCGTTTGGGATCCTGGAATGTGGTGATGTTCGTCACCTACGAGCAGATGAAACGGGCCTTGATGAAAGTCCAGATGCTACGAGACTCTCCATTTTGA